A window of the Streptomyces finlayi genome harbors these coding sequences:
- a CDS encoding P-II family nitrogen regulator gives MKLITAVVKPHRLDEIKEALQAFGVQGLTVTEASGYGRQRGHTEVYRGAEYTVDLVPKIRIEVLVEDEDAEQLIDVVVKAARTGKIGDGKVWSVPVETAIRVRTGERGPDAL, from the coding sequence ATGAAGCTCATCACCGCAGTCGTGAAGCCGCACCGGCTCGACGAGATCAAGGAGGCCCTCCAGGCCTTCGGCGTCCAGGGCCTCACGGTCACGGAGGCCAGCGGCTACGGCCGCCAGCGCGGACACACCGAGGTCTACCGCGGTGCCGAGTACACCGTCGACCTCGTGCCGAAGATCCGTATCGAGGTACTCGTCGAGGACGAGGACGCCGAACAGCTCATCGACGTCGTCGTCAAGGCCGCCCGCACCGGCAAGATCGGTGACGGCAAGGTCTGGAGCGTGCCGGTCGAGACAGCGATCCGCGTACGCACCGGGGAACGCGGACCCGACGCACTCTGA